Proteins from a genomic interval of Micrococcales bacterium:
- a CDS encoding ComF family protein, whose protein sequence is MGELVAAGLDLVVSRRCGGCDAQGPGLCQSCRAALFGPICRREDQAPRLVPAEGSASLPVWAGAWYSGPVRQAITAWKRLGQRELDHDMCHAVRRVASAIGPTLDQVMTKIGQDELWVTPIPSSRRNQWRRPGPLTWLLAQAVAAALVRSGIGASALQLLRRRAGSKDQAGQTLRGRMIGRDGTTLVRGNPAAPVLLVDDVLTTGATLLDAERALAGAGTATLGAIVLAVTPKGHGHGRRFQAGPATMG, encoded by the coding sequence GTGGGTGAATTGGTGGCCGCCGGGTTGGACCTGGTGGTGTCCAGGCGTTGCGGTGGTTGCGACGCGCAGGGGCCCGGTTTGTGCCAGTCCTGCCGGGCCGCCCTGTTTGGGCCGATCTGCCGGCGAGAGGACCAAGCGCCGCGACTAGTACCGGCCGAAGGCTCAGCTTCGCTGCCGGTTTGGGCCGGCGCCTGGTACAGCGGCCCGGTGCGCCAGGCCATCACCGCTTGGAAGCGGCTGGGCCAGCGGGAACTGGATCACGATATGTGCCACGCGGTTAGGCGCGTGGCCAGTGCAATCGGTCCCACACTGGACCAAGTGATGACAAAGATCGGTCAAGACGAGCTCTGGGTCACTCCAATCCCTTCTTCCCGCCGCAACCAGTGGCGCCGGCCTGGCCCGCTGACCTGGCTGCTAGCCCAAGCCGTGGCCGCCGCACTGGTCAGATCCGGCATCGGCGCCAGCGCCCTCCAACTGCTGCGACGCCGGGCTGGGTCCAAAGACCAAGCCGGGCAGACGCTGCGCGGGCGGATGATAGGTCGGGACGGCACCACGTTGGTGCGGGGGAATCCAGCGGCACCGGTCCTGCTGGTGGACGACGTTCTGACCACCGGCGCCACCCTGCTAGACGCTGAGAGGGCTCTGGCCGGGGCCGGAACTGCAACCTTGGGGGCAATTGTGTTGGCCGTTACGCCAAAAGGGCACGGGCACGGGCGCCGATTCCAGGCGGGGCCGGCCACGATGGGATAG
- the raiA gene encoding ribosome-associated translation inhibitor RaiA, which yields MEIVIAGRHTEVSARFRDYAEGKLAKISRYDSQAHLAQVEVVHEANPRQAGTAMKVEITVRAKGPVTRAEAAAGDMFSAFDVAMGKLMQQVRRANDRRKSRHKTARRTIHDLEVLSAELGLDPITAKAAPAKAEQVTADGDVVRESKLADSPVVIREKIHQAVPMTVEDAIYEMELVGHPFFLFVDYDSGMPSVLYHRHGWTYGVLRLEAATASVG from the coding sequence ATGGAAATTGTCATTGCCGGTAGGCACACTGAAGTTTCGGCTCGCTTCCGCGACTACGCGGAAGGCAAACTGGCCAAGATTTCCCGCTACGACTCTCAAGCTCACTTAGCCCAGGTCGAAGTGGTGCACGAGGCCAACCCCCGCCAGGCCGGAACCGCCATGAAAGTCGAAATCACGGTCCGCGCCAAAGGCCCGGTAACCAGGGCCGAGGCCGCTGCCGGGGATATGTTCTCGGCCTTTGACGTTGCCATGGGCAAGCTGATGCAGCAGGTCCGCCGGGCCAACGACCGCCGCAAGTCGAGGCACAAGACAGCCCGGCGTACCATTCACGACCTTGAGGTTCTCAGCGCTGAGCTGGGCTTGGATCCGATCACGGCCAAGGCCGCCCCGGCCAAGGCGGAGCAGGTCACGGCCGATGGCGATGTGGTGCGGGAGTCAAAGCTGGCGGATTCACCGGTGGTCATCCGCGAGAAGATCCATCAAGCCGTACCTATGACGGTAGAAGATGCCATCTACGAAATGGAGTTGGTGGGACACCCCTTCTTCCTGTTTGTCGATTATGACAGCGGAATGCCGTCAGTGCTTTACCACCGCCACGGCTGGACCTACGGCGTTTTGCGCCTGGAGGCTGCCACAGCCTCGGTTGGCTAA